The Salinirubellus salinus genome segment CCCAGATGTCCTCGTCGAAGCCGCCCACCTCGAGGTAGGTCTCGCGGTCCACGCTCGCGTTGGCCTCGTGGTCGAGCAGGTAGGGGAACGACCGCTCGCCGAAGTCGTAGATGGCCTGCAGGCGGTTGTAGACGCTCGCTGTCTTCACGAACAGGCGACCACGGACGGCGACCACGTCGCGTTCCTCGTGGGCGAGCAGGTGCTCCTCGACGAACGTCTCGGCTGGGATGGCGTCGTGGTCGAGGAAGACGACGACGTCGCCACGGCCGAGCGCGGCGCCGATGTTGCGGGCGGCGTTCGCGCCGTAGTCGACGGTCATCTCGACGAACCGGCAGGTGATACCCACGTCACGGAGGAGCCGTCGGAGGTCCTCGGAGCGGGTGCTCACCACGACCAGCTCGAACTCGTCGGTGGTCTGTGCTTTCAGGCCCTCGAACGTGTCCCGGAGGTCGGCCTCGCCGACGGGCGTGTGTGTGACGACGTCGTGGGTGACGACGACGACGGTGGCTTTCGGGTCGGCCGGTTGCTCGCCGAGCCACTCGTCCGTGCGGAGGCGCGTCTCGTCGAGAACGAATCTATCCATCGTAAGATGAGTCGACGTATCCAGTAATAATTATACGGCGACTATCCGTCCCGTAGGAGGCTAAACCGGCCGTTTCGCCGTCACCGGGCCACCCCCACCGCCCGAGCCGTCGGCCGCCCCCGACGCCCCCCGACGGGCGAACGGTCGACGCCGTCACACCCCCGGGCGTGGGGGATAGCGGCGGAATAACTTAGTCCGCCAGCCGTGTGTCTCGGGACGGATGTACGCCGTTCTCGCCGCCGCGGTCAATCACCCCAACGCCGTCGCGCCGCAGAACTCGCTGTTCAACGAGCGGATCTGTCGGGCGCTGGCCGACACCGGGGCGCTCTCGGACGCGGTGTCCCCCCGGCCGGTGGCCCCCCCGGTCGGTCCCTTCTCGGAGTACAGTGACCTGCCCCGCGTCGAGCCGTGGGGCCCCTACACGGTCCACCGCCCGTCGTTCTACTACCTCCTGCCCAAGCGGCTGTTCTACGCGGCCTCGGGCGACAGCTACGCCCGCCGGGTGCCGGCCTACGTCGAGGAACACCTCGAGGTGCCGGACGTGGTCCACGCCTGCCACGCCTACATGGACGGCTACGGGATGCTCCCCTACTGCCGCGAGCACGAGGTGCCGCTGTTCTCGGTGGTCCACGGCACCGTCGTCAACGGCTACGAGTCGCTCCCGCCCGGGGTCGCCCCGAAGGTGAAGGAGACGCTCGAGGCGAGCACGGTCTGCTGCGTGAGCGACGCGCTGAACGAGAAGGTCCGGAGCATCGTCGACCACGACCGGGTCCACACCGTGGCGCTGGGGGCCGACCCGGCCCGGTTCCCGACCGACCGGCGCGAGGAACTCCGGACCGGGTTCGGCGTCCCCGCGGACGCCCCCCTCCTCCTGTTCGTCGGCGCGTACACGGAGGCGAAGGGGGTCGACGACCTGCTGGCGGCGCTCTCCGGCCTCCCCGAGACGGACGGCCCGGACCCGTACGTCGCCTTCGTCGGCCACGGCGGCGACCGGCGCGAGCGACTGGAGCGCTGGCTGGCCGACAGCCGGTTCGAGGGCCGCGTGCACTGGAAACTCGACCCGGAGACGGTGGCCGAGTGGTTCGCCGCGGCGGATCTGCTCGTCCTGCCGAGTCATGGCGAGGGGCGCCCGACCGTCGTCTACGAGGCGATGGCCTCGGAGACGGCCGTCCTCGCCACGACGGTGGGTGGGATCCCGGAACAGGTGGCCGACCACGAGACGGGTCGGCTGGTCCCACCCCGCGACCCGCGGACGCTCCGTGACACGCTGGCGGCGATGCTGGCCGACCCCGAGGCGCTCGCAGAGATGGGTCACGAGGGGCGTGCACGGCTCGAACGCGAGGGGTGGACGTGGGCCGGTCACGCCGCCCGACTCCGAGAACTCCACGAGGCGGTGTTGTGAGCGTGCTGCGCGACCGCGAGACGGACCGGGACCGCGCCCCCGAGAGCCTGCCGCGGGTCCTCGCCGTGACGACGACGTTCCGGGCCGCCGAGGTGACCGGGCCGATGGCGTACGTCCCCGGCGAGACGGTGGTGCTCGACGCCGACGCCTCGGCGCTCGACCGGGTCGTGGAGGCCGCTCGCGAGACCAGGCGGGCGATACGGCGGACCGACCCGGACGTCCTCCTGCTGAACGGGGCGGGGTTGAGCGGACTCGTCGTGGCGCTGGTGGCGTGGCGCTACGGCGTCCCGCTGGTCGCCCGGCTCGTGGGTGACCCGGCCGCCGTCTCCGACGCCGAGGGGGTCGCTCGCGCCCAGCGCCGGGGGCCACTCGCCGTCGCCGTCGAGTACGCCTACGTCTACCTGAGCCGGGCCGTGTTCGCGCTGGCGACGGGGTTCGTCGCCGTCTCCACGGACCTCGCGGCGCGGACCCGCGAGCGAACCGGCCTCGCCGCCGACCGGGTCCAGGCGGTACCGGTGCCCCTGAACCGCGACCCGAGTGGCGACCCCGGGTGGGTCCGTGACTCGTTCGGCGTCGACGACCCGACGGTGGTGCTGACGGTGACGAACCTGGACTTCCGGGGGAAGTACCGCGGCGTCCTCGACACGCTGGCCGGCCTCGAACCGCTGCTCTCGGCCCGAGACGACCTCGTCTACGTCGTCGCGGGCGACGGCGCGTATCGCGACGACCTCGCGGCAGCCGTCGACGAGCGGTTCGGTGACTCGCCGGCTCGCGACCGGGTCCACCTGCTCGGCTACGTCGACCGGGTGTTCGACTACGTCGCCGCCGCCGACGTGTTCTGCTACGTCTCGTACATCGACGGCTACCCGAACGCCGTCCTCGAGGCCCAGTCGATGGGTCGGCCCGTGGTCGCCAACCCCGCGTTCGGGATGCTCGACATGGTGCGCGACGGCGAGACGGGCCTGCTCGTCGACCCCGCGGACCCGACGAGCGTCCACGACGCCGTCGCGCGACTGCTCGACGACCCGGCCGAGCGCCGGCGCCTCGGGCGGGCCGCCCGCCGGCGCGTCGCCGAGGAGAACACCCCCGAGGTGGTGGGCCGGCGCCTCCACGACGCGCTGGGGACCGTCCTCGCGGCCGCCGCGCGCGACCGCTGAACGCCCGCCGGGACGGCCCTCGACCGGGTATCCGGCGACTAACTATGCCTTATTCCCACCATCTCCCGGCAATGCAAGAGAGTATCCAGACGGACGTGCAGACGACCGAACAGACGTACCTGACCGTCCAGGGGGCCGAGGTGCCGGCGCTCGGCTTCGGTACCTACCACCTCCCCGACGACCAGGTGTACGACGCCGTCTCCACCGCCCTCGACGTGGGCTACCGCCACATCGACACCGCGATGGGGTACGACAACGAGATCGACGTCGGCCGGGCCATCCGCGACTCCGGCGTCCCCCGCGAGGACCTCTGGGTCACGACGAAGCTCCTCGGCTACCGCGAGGTCCTGTTCCACGACAACATGATGGACGCGACCCGGAACCGCCTCGAACAGCTCGACCTCGAGTACCTCGACCTCCTGCTCATCCACTGGTGGGACGGCGCCAGCGACATGGCGACGGTGCTCGAGTACATGAGCGAGCTCGTCGAGGAGGGGCTCGTCCGCCACATCGGCGTGAGCAACTTCTCGCTGGAGGAGCTCCAGGAGGCGGTCCGGGTCTCCCCGGTCCCGATCTTCACGAACCAGATCGAGTACCACGCGTACCTCGACCGCTCGGAGATGCTGGCGTTCTGCCGCGCCAACGACGTGCTCCTCACCGCGTACAGCCCGCTCGGACAGGGGCTGGTCGTGGGCGACGCCGTGCTGAGCGAGATCGGGGCGCGCTACGGCAAGACCGCCGCGCAGGTCGCCATCCGCTGGCTGCTCCAGCAGGAGGGCGTCTCGACCATCCCGAGGTCGGCGAACCCGAAGCATATCCGTGCGAACTTCGACGTGATGGACTTCGAGCTGACCCGCGACGAGATACGCCGCATCGACGAGCTGGAGGGGCCGCTCATGTACCGCCTCAACCGCGAGGGTGGCGCCATCTACGAGCTCCGCGGCGCGCTCGGCCCGGTCGTCCCGGACTTCCTCCGCGAGCGCCTCGTCTCCGTCGGCGGCCGCGTGGCGCGACTCGTCGGCTGACGGCGCCGCCGCTCCCCGTCGCGTGTCACACGTCGCGCCGAGAGAACCCCGCCCCCCACCGTGGTGCATCCGCCACCGCCCCCCGCCGCCGATTCGACCCGACGTTACTCTTTGACGATGTTGTCGAGGAACGTCGTCGCACCCGAACCGAAGCGGTTCGTGTGCATCCCGACGCCGACGGCGTCGGCGTGGGTGGCGTCGTTGAAACTGTAGGACCAGAGCGTGCTGTCGGCCGCCGGGTCCCGCAGTTCGAGGCGGATGTCGTCGTCCGCCCCGCCCAGCGTCCCGTCGTCGCGGACGACACGGAGCTGGTACCAGCGGTTCGTGTCGCCGACGCCCGAGAGCCAGCTCTCCTGCTGGACGTTGGTGAAGCTCCCGCCGGACTTGTTGTAGACGACCACACCGTCCAGGTCCCAGACGATGTTGAACGAGTAGAAGTTCCGGTCGTCCGCCGCGCCGAAGATGGCGCCCGTGTAGCCGACCTTGGTGTCGGCCCGGACGTAGTAGTTCGCCACCTCCCCCTTCTCGAAGAACTGCGGGAGGGGGTCGCTAGCGCTCGGCGTGGCGACGATCTCGTCGTAGCCGCCGTCGGAGCCGCCGACGGCGAGCGACTGGCTGCCGCCGTCCTCGTAGTTGGCGGCGGTGCTGAGGAACGCGCGGTCGCCGTAGTCGAACGTCGCCCCGAGGTCCGCGATGGACTCGAAGTCGGTGACGAGGTTCCCGGCACTGCCGCCGGTCCCCGGAGTGACCGAGGCGCCGGCGGTGACGGCGTACCCGCTCGCCGTGACGGCGTACCCACCGGTCGTGGTGAGCGCCATCGGCGAGGCGGGTTCGACGTCGCTCGTCGTGGTGTCGTCGGTCGTGTCGGTGGTGTCGGAGCCCCACGCCTCGGCCCCGACCTCGGAGAGCGCGGGGTAGCTGACCGCGCCGACGGACGAGACCTGCCGCGCGGACTCGATGTTCGTCCCGCTTGAGGTGTTCTCGCGGACGGGCGTGCCCACGTTCGCGTACTCGACGAGGTCGACACTGCCG includes the following:
- a CDS encoding glycosyltransferase family 2 protein, which translates into the protein MDRFVLDETRLRTDEWLGEQPADPKATVVVVTHDVVTHTPVGEADLRDTFEGLKAQTTDEFELVVVSTRSEDLRRLLRDVGITCRFVEMTVDYGANAARNIGAALGRGDVVVFLDHDAIPAETFVEEHLLAHEERDVVAVRGRLFVKTASVYNRLQAIYDFGERSFPYLLDHEANASVDRETYLEVGGFDEDIWGHEGAELTKRLLEVADREEIRYVPGPVVYHDYAVSFWEVLEKKARHQRAKRVLRERDPETFAVYSEFPLPEGAYTGGRWEGRLVYVANRITEQLGNLMAGYFQRRRNKQSDA
- a CDS encoding glycosyltransferase family 4 protein, whose product is MYAVLAAAVNHPNAVAPQNSLFNERICRALADTGALSDAVSPRPVAPPVGPFSEYSDLPRVEPWGPYTVHRPSFYYLLPKRLFYAASGDSYARRVPAYVEEHLEVPDVVHACHAYMDGYGMLPYCREHEVPLFSVVHGTVVNGYESLPPGVAPKVKETLEASTVCCVSDALNEKVRSIVDHDRVHTVALGADPARFPTDRREELRTGFGVPADAPLLLFVGAYTEAKGVDDLLAALSGLPETDGPDPYVAFVGHGGDRRERLERWLADSRFEGRVHWKLDPETVAEWFAAADLLVLPSHGEGRPTVVYEAMASETAVLATTVGGIPEQVADHETGRLVPPRDPRTLRDTLAAMLADPEALAEMGHEGRARLEREGWTWAGHAARLRELHEAVL
- a CDS encoding glycosyltransferase family 4 protein, translated to MSVLRDRETDRDRAPESLPRVLAVTTTFRAAEVTGPMAYVPGETVVLDADASALDRVVEAARETRRAIRRTDPDVLLLNGAGLSGLVVALVAWRYGVPLVARLVGDPAAVSDAEGVARAQRRGPLAVAVEYAYVYLSRAVFALATGFVAVSTDLAARTRERTGLAADRVQAVPVPLNRDPSGDPGWVRDSFGVDDPTVVLTVTNLDFRGKYRGVLDTLAGLEPLLSARDDLVYVVAGDGAYRDDLAAAVDERFGDSPARDRVHLLGYVDRVFDYVAAADVFCYVSYIDGYPNAVLEAQSMGRPVVANPAFGMLDMVRDGETGLLVDPADPTSVHDAVARLLDDPAERRRLGRAARRRVAEENTPEVVGRRLHDALGTVLAAAARDR
- a CDS encoding aldo/keto reductase; translated protein: MQESIQTDVQTTEQTYLTVQGAEVPALGFGTYHLPDDQVYDAVSTALDVGYRHIDTAMGYDNEIDVGRAIRDSGVPREDLWVTTKLLGYREVLFHDNMMDATRNRLEQLDLEYLDLLLIHWWDGASDMATVLEYMSELVEEGLVRHIGVSNFSLEELQEAVRVSPVPIFTNQIEYHAYLDRSEMLAFCRANDVLLTAYSPLGQGLVVGDAVLSEIGARYGKTAAQVAIRWLLQQEGVSTIPRSANPKHIRANFDVMDFELTRDEIRRIDELEGPLMYRLNREGGAIYELRGALGPVVPDFLRERLVSVGGRVARLVG